TTATAAATAAATAAGGCAGCTAGTAGGATTAATACAGCAACAGGAATTATAATTAAAGTTATTTTTTTCTTACTCATGGGTTCATTCTCCAATAAAAATAAAATACGCATTAAGGGACAGATGCGTAAAAACAGGCAACTGTCCCTAATTCTGCTTTCTCAGGTACTATCCTATCCGATAGCCTCAGGGCCTTCTTCTCCTGTCCTGATACGATAACACTCTTCAATTGGAAGTACAAAAATTTTACCGTCTCCGATGTTTCCGCTTCTTGCAGTTTCCATTATGGCATCCACGGTTGGTTTTACATAGTCATCATTCACACATATTTCAAATCTGATTTTGTTCAAAAGATTTACTTCCGTAACATTACCACGGTAGCTCTCGGTGTATCCCATCTGCTGCCCGCAGCCTTTTACGTGGCTTACTGTCATTTTTGCAACCTTTGCATTAAAAAGTGCCTGCTTTACATCTTCAAAGGCTTCCGGCCTTACAATTGCAACTATCATCTTCATAAGAAAACCCTCCCTTTAAAATATTATCGGTATATATTAATACTAATATTACTGTATGTACCCAATAAATAAAAATATTAACTTTTAAAGGAAAATTTAAATTAATTAGGAATATATGATTTTAAGAGGATATTTGACGAATTTTTGCGAAATCCGTATTAAATATGATATAATTTTTCTATTATATTAGTTTTTGAGCCGTTTTGGCTCAGGGGAGGTAAAATGTCTAAGAAACTACTTATGGGTAACGAGGCCATAGCCCTTGGTGCTATAAGAGCAGGGGTAAATATCGTAACAGGGTACCCCGGAACCCCTTCTACAGAGGTACTTGAAACAGTAGCCCGTAATAATCCCGGTGATATATATGTTGAATGGTCTGTAAATGAAAAATCTGCCATGGAAGTAGCTGCAGGTGCAGCATATTCCGGTGCCAGAACCATGGTAACTATGAAGCAGGTAGGATTGAATGTTGCATCTGACCCTCTTATGAGTCTGGCGTATATTGGAGTAAAAGGCGGTATGGTAGTACTGGTTGCTGATGACCCGGGGCCTTTTTCATCCCAGACTGAGCAGGATACAAGACATTTTGCAAGATACTCCAATCTTCCTGTACTTGACCCATCATCACCTGAAGAAGCATATGAAATGATACAATATGCTTTTGAATTGTCAGAAATGGTGGAACTGCCCGTATTTTTGAGACCTACTACAAGGATATGTCATTCCTGTGCAACTATAGATGTAGATGAAAATAGACTCGACCATAAGATTGAGGGCTTCGTGAAAGACCCCAGATGGGTTATATTTCCGAGCCTTGCTTACAAAAAGCATATTCATATTGAATTACTTCAACATAAGCTCAGTGATATTTTTTCAGGCATCAGTTTCAACAAGGTTGAAGGAAGAGATGTAAAACTTGGTGTTGCTGCGTCAGGAGTTGCGTATTCATATGTGGTGGAGGCTCTGGAAAAATTAAATGCCAATGTAAAGCTGTTTAAAGTGGGAACTCCTTACCCATTGCCTCAGGAGGCGGCATCATGCTTCCTTGAAGGGCTGGACGAAGTTCTTGTATTCGAAGAGCTTGACCCTGTTGTTGAGGAGGAAATAACCATGCTTTGTGCCTCAAAACAGCAGAAAACAAGAATACTTGGTAAAAAAACCGGGCATCTGCCATTTGCAGGAGAGTACACCTTTGAATTGGTCTACGAGGCACTTGCAAAATATCTCAATATTCAAACAGAAAAAATTGAAAATACGGCAGCCCCTGAACTTCCTGTACGACAGCCCGTACTTTGTGCAGGATGTCCTCACAGAGCTTCCTTCTATGCTGTCAAAATGGCAATGAAAGGCCAAAAGGCAGTATTCACCGGAGACATAGGCTGTTATACTCTTGGAAATGCAAAACCTTTGGATATGGTAGATACCTGCCTTTGCATGGGTGCCGGAATTACGGTAGCGCAAGGAATTAAAAGAGCCCAGCCGGAAGCAAAGCATATAGCTTTTATCGGAGACTCCACATTCTTCCATACAGGAATACCTGGCATTGTAAATGCCGTATATAACAATACCGATATTACAGTGGTCATATTGGATAACAGTACTACCGCTATGACAGGTCATCAGCCACACCCCGGAACAGGCAAAACAATGATGAACAACATATCTGAAAAAATAGATATTTACGGAATGGTAAAGGCCTGCGGTGTCGGACACATTGTTAAAGGAAATCCACTTGATTTTAGCAGTGCTGTAGAAATAATTAAGAAAGCGGTAGAATACAAAGGCCCTTCAGTAGTAATCTTTGAAGCTCCTTGTATCGCTCTTTTCAAGCCACCAGTAAAATACACCATTAAAGAGAACTGTAAAAATTGCAAAAAATGTATTACTGACATTGGTTGTCCTGCCATATCATTTATTGACGGCAAAGTCAGTATAGAACCGTCACTTTGCTACGGCTGCGGGCTATGTACAAATGTATGTCCGTTTAATGCCATAGGAGGTGAAGAAAATGAGTAAATTTGATATACTGATATCCGGTGTCGGAGGACAGGGAACAGTGCTCGCTTCAAGGCTTATAGCTGCGGCAGCTATCAACCAGGGCTGTTTTGCAAGAACTGCTGAAACTATAGGTATGTCCCAAAGAGGTGGCTGCGTTGTCAGTCATGTACGTATAGACAGCGAAAAATCCGGCTCTGTAATCCCATTGGGGGGGGCCGATATGATTATAGCATTTGAGCTTGCAGAAGCCGCCCGCAGTATTCCGAGACTTTCAAAAAAAGGCTGTTGTATTGTGAATACACAGGTAATAAAGCCAGTATCAGCGTCTCTTGGAAACTCTCACTATGATAATGAAGAAATAATCAAATATATAAAAGATAATTCACAGAAAGTCTATTTTATAGATGGGTATTCTATAGCAGAAAAGGCAGGCAATGTAAAGGCTGTAAATGTAGTTTTATTGGGAGCTGCCACAGCTGTCGGGAAAATGCCCTTTACAAGAGAAATAATCCTTGATGCTATCATTGAGAATGTTCCCCAAAAATTCAGAGAGCTGAACCAGAAGGCATTTGAAATGGGATATGAAGCAACTGTTGAGTTAATAAAAAAAGCCTAAAAACACATAACATAAATGACACAATTAATCGTACAATTACAGGGGGATAAAACTATGAGCACAAATAAACTTGGCAAGCAGAAGCACATAGCATTAATAGCACATGATAACAGAAAACAAGACTTGATTAGCTGGGCAAAAAGCAAATCAGACATACTTTGCAGACATTTTTTATGCGGCACGGGAACAACAGCAAAAATGATTACTGAAAACACAGGATTGCCTGTTAAGAAGTTTAAAAGCGGACCTCTTGGAGGAGACCAGCAGATAGGTGCATGCATTGCCAATGGTGAAGTAGACTTTATGATATTCTTCTGGGATCCACTTACTTCACAGCCACATGATCCTGATGTAAAGGCGCTTCTCAGAATAGCCGTTTTGTATGATATTCCGGTTGCAATGAATCAGTCAACTGCTGATTTTCTCCTGACGTCAAACCTGATGGAAGACGACTATGAAAGGAATGTAGTGGATTACTACAGCCGCTTAAGGAAGGAGCATTTCGGAGGTCTCTGATTTTATCAAAATTTATAGACAATAAATGCAAAAATTTGTATAATAAAGAAAAATAATAAGAGAAGAGATGAGTTAAGATGAGAATAGACCAGTTTGAGCTTTTAAAGAAACTACTGGTAAACATTAGCCGAAACAGTCCATTTTACAAGGATAAATTTCAAAAAAGCGGTGTAAACATTGATGATATAAAATCCCTTGAACAAATAAAAAATCTTCCTTTCACTGTAAAGGAAGAACTTAGAGATGCTTATCCCCTTGGCTTACAGTCTGTACCCGATGAACAGATTATCAGAATACACTCGTCATCCGGAACCACAGGTAAGCCAATAATTATACCTTACACTGCTCAGGATGTCTCTGATTGGGCAGAAATGATGTCAAGAAGCTTCAGTATAGCAGGAGTTACACCCGTTGACAGGGTTCAGATTACCCCGGGCTATGGATTGTGGACAGCCGGCATAGGCTTTCAGGCAGGTGTTGAAAGACTTGGCGCAATGGCTGTTCCCATGGGTCCCGGCAATACTGACAAACAGCTCCAGATGATGGTGGATTTAAAATCTACAGTTATTATAGGAACATCATCGTATGCACTTGTACTGGCGGAAGAGGTTGAAAAAAGGGGAATCGGCTCTGATATTCATTTAAGGAAAGGTATTATTGGTTCAGAACGCTGGGGAGAAAAAATGAGACAGCGTATCAAAAATGAACTTAACATTGATATCTATGATATTTACGGCCTTACTGAGATTTATGGGCCGGGTATAGCCATTGACTGTCCTTGCCACGACGGAATGCATTATTACGATGATTACCTTTACTTTGAAATAATTGACCCTTTAACTGAGGAGGTTCTCCCAGTGGGAGAGGTTGGTGAGTTGGTAATAACCACCCTTCGAAAAGAGGGAGCACCGCTGTTGAGATACAGAACAAGAGACTTGACCAGAATTATTCCGGGTAAATGTAAGTGTGGTCTGGAATATCCACGTATTGACAGGATTATTGGTCGAACTGACGACATGGTTAAGGTAAAAGGAGTGAACATCTATCCCGGTCAGATTGACGAGATACTAAAGGATGTTGACGGAGCAAGCAGTGAGTACCAGATTATTATTGACCATTTGAACGGAAAGGATGTTATGACTCTCAAGGTTGAATATAATTCCGACGGTGATACCGAGCGTGAGGAGATCGAATCCAACATCGTTGACTTATTTAAAAAAAGAATCGGAATACATATTATAGCCGAGGCAAGTCGAATTGGCAGCCTTCCCAGAAGCGAAAAAAAGAGTAAGAGAATTATTGACTACAGACATAGTTAAATAATTTATAAAAAACAAACGAGGCAGTTTGCTTTAATAAGCAGACTGTCTTTTTTTATTTATTTCTAGTAATTTGAACCATTTACAGTTTGTTCACAATTCAAACACAGGGAAAACATAAAAATTTAATAGTATTTTAATAAAAGAATTATGTATTTTACTTATTTTGAAGAGGTGGATTTAATGGGGAAAGGTACTAAAAAGTGGAGTCGTAAAAAAATTATAACACTTGTAATATCACTGGTGGTTGTTTTGGCTGTAGCAGTGGGTATATTCCTTGTAGTAAGACAAAGAGAAGCAAAGAGTACAACAGCATCAGCAAAAAGGACTACCCAAGTAACCAGGGGTAATATCGAGGTAAGTCTTTCGGGATCAGGAACAATTGAGTCTGCCAGTACATCAGATGTAATGTCAAATGTTCAGGGCAAAATAATCAAGTCATATAAAAAAGTAGGGGATACCGTAAAAAAAGGTGATCTGCTTTATGAAATGGATGATACGGACGCAAAACTCCAGATTCAGAAAATTCAGAATTCTATTGAACAGCAACAGTTAAGCGAAAGCAATACATCAAAAAACTATTCTAATATGACCGTTACTGCACCATTTAGCGGTAAGGTAACCGGTGTTTCAGCAGTAAAAGGAGACAATGTAAACAACGGAATGAGTCTTTTTACTATCACAGATACTTCAAAGCTTAAATTATCTGTTCCGTTAAGTACAGCAAATATTCCATATGTAAAAATAGGACAGTCAGTAAAGGTTAATCTGCAGCAATTCACAGATACCATAAGCGGTGTAATTACTGAAATCGGTGACAACACTCATACAGCATCCACAGGGGGAATGGTAAGAGATGTGACAGTTACGGTAAATAATCCGGGAACTTTAACAGATGAATCGATGGCCAGCAGTGTTGATTTCAAGCTCACTAACGGTACAGAGGTAAGCTCAAAAGAAGAAAGCAGATTTTCCTATGCAAGCAGGGAAACGGTGAAAGCGCAGGCACAAGGTACTCTGTCGACAGTAAATGTTAAGGAAAATCAGTTTGTAAAAAAAGGTGACTTACTTGTAAGAATTGAAAATGACCAATTACAATTGACTTCCAAAACTGACAGTCTCAAGATGCAGGATCTCCAAAATCAGCGGGATGCCGCACAAAAGCAGCTGGAAGACTATAAAATCATCTCGTCAATAGACGGTACCGTTACGGCTCTGGCATATAAAACGGGAGACAGTGTAAAATCCGGAGATACTCTCATTAGTATACGTGACTTTAATCAAATGCAGTTCATTATTCCAATTGATGAACTTGATATATCAAAAATAAAAGTTGGTCAGAAGGCAACCGTTACAGTAGACGCACTGCCGGAAACAACAGAACAACCTCTTAATGGAGAAGTCATAGGCAGGGCAATGGAAGGTACTTCATCAAATGGAGTGGCCACCTACGATGTAACCATAAAAGTAAACGAAACCAAGGACCTTCTTGCAGGAATGAATGCTAATGCAAATATTATATTGAATAAGTCGGAAAATGCACTTAGGATTCCCCTTGAAGCGGTAACTAAAATGGGAGACAGGTCCTTTGTGAGAGTAATGTCAAACGGTGAAGAAGGGCAGCCTGATTCTGAAAGCAAGGGCCCTGAGGGTAATCGGAGCGGTGCAGGAGAATTTGACCGTAGCAGTGATAAAAACGGTACGGGCGGCACGGGAAGAGCCAGAATGTCTGCAGGATTTATGCAGAATCAGGAGTATTACAAGGATACTGTCATGAAGCAAATAGAAGTGGGATTGAATAATGATGAATTTGTTGAAATAAAAAGCGGACTTGAAGAAGGAGAAATAGTCGTGCTTCCTCCGTTAGTTACAAACACTGTAAACGGAAATACCAGTACTCAGGGAAGCTTTGGATTAGGAGGTTTCGGAGGTATGGGTGGAATGAACCGGGCAATGGGAGGAAACTTCGGAGGCGGAAACAGCAACAGAAGTACAAACAGAACTTCAGGCAGCAGTAACTCAGGGACAAATAATTCCGGCGGCAATGCACCCGGTAATAATCCCGGAGTAAATAATTCAGGAGGTAATTCCGGCAGTAGACAACCGATGGGAGGAAACTAGACAAAAAACCGGCCTGCAGCAGCAGGCGTTGGAGGGCTAAAAAGTAATGATACAAATATCTAATATGTGTAAAATATATGAGATGGGAGAAAACGCCATATATGCACTCAATAATGTCTCACTGCACATTTATAAACACGAATTTGTTGCTATTGTAGGCCCGTCCGGGTCAGGCAAGTCTACATTGATGAATATGCTGGGCTGTCTGGATGTGCCTACAACCGGAAATTATGTTTTAGACGGGCATGAGGTCAGCAAGCTGAACGACAGTCAGCTTGCTGAAATAAGAAATAAGAAAATAGGCTTTATTTTTCAGGGCTTCAACCTTCTGAAAAAACTTACGGCTATTGAAAATGTGGAACTTCCATTAATCTATCAGGGTATAGGTCACAAGGAAAGACATAGAAGAAGCGTAGAAGCATTAGAACTGGTGGGATTGGGAGATAGAGTTTACCATACGCCAAATGAATTGTCAGGAGGTCAGCAGCAAAGGGTTGCAATAGCACGTGCACTTGTCAGTAATCCGCCCCTGATTCTGGCGGACGAACCTACCGGAAACCTTGATACCAAATCAGGTACCGAAATTATGAAGACCTTACATGAACTTCATAAAAAGGGAAACACAATTGTACTGATAACCCATGATAACAATGTAGCTGCTCAGGCTCAAAGAATTATTAAAATTCAGGATGGCATGATTATCGAGGATAAGGAGGCGGTGTAGATGGGCTTTTTTCAAGCCTATAAAATGGCTTTGAAAAGTATAGCCAGCAATAAGGTCAGATCATTTCTTACAATGCTGGGAGTAATAATAGGTGTGGGCTCCGTTATAACCGCTGTAGCATTTGCCCAGGGAAGTACTAAAAGCATAACGGATTCAATTGAAGGACTGGGCAGCAACCTTATATCAATAAATATTACAGGAAGAAACAGCAACAGAAATATAACCTATGATGAGCTTAAAACTTTTGCAGATCAAAATTCAAAGGATATCAGTATGATAGCTCCGGTTGTAAACGGCAGTATGACGCTTAAGGCAGGGACAAAAAGCAGAAATTCAACGGTTATCGGAACCAGTGAAGAGTATGAATATATAAGGAGCAGACACGTACAGTCGGGACGTTTTATTTTATCTTTTGACAATGATTACAAGCTGAAAACCGCAGTAATAGGAACAGCTGTTGCCAGTGACCTGTTTGAGGGACAGAATCCTGTAGGTCAGACACTGAAAATAAACGGGCAGGTGTTCAAAGTAGTAGGTGTACTTCAGCAGATTGACGGGGGACAGGATTCTTCCAGCGACGACCAGGTAATTATTCCGGTTACAGTTGCACAAAGATTAAGCAAAAACAGCAGAATATCCAACTTTACGGTACAGGCTGCTGATGCTGATTCTGTAGAAACCACCATGGCTAAGCTTAATGTATACTTAACAGGAATTTACGGCAGTACAGATGCATTTACGGTAACTAATCAGGCACAGATGCTGTCCACTCTGAATTCAATAACAGATACACTTATGGTTGTTCTTGGTGGCATAGCAGCTATTTCCCTTATAGTAGGTGGAATCGGAATCATGAACATAATGTTGGTTTCGGTTACAGAAAGAACCAGAGAGATAGGTATTAGAAAAGCAATTGGGGCCAAGCGTAAAAATATAATGATTCAGTTTTTAATAGAGGCAGTTATGATAACAGGCATTGGCGGAGCCTTGGGGATTTTAATCGGGTTATTCTGTATACGGTTTATAATCGGAGGATTTAATATAACCACCCCGGTATATTCACCCTTCTGGATGATGCTTTCCTTTGGGATATCACTGGGAGTCGGTGTTATATTTGGAATGTTTCCCGCATACAAAGCTGCCAGACTTAACCCCATAGAAGCCCTTAGATTTGAATAGAAAAACTTAACAGGAGGTAAAAAAATGTTCAAAAAGATACTTGCATTAACACTTGCTTTTATTATAACTCTATCAACGGTTGTTACATTTGCAGCAACCACACCTTCCCAGACTGTCTGGAAGGATTCTTTCAATGAACTTAAATCATTGGGAGTGGTCACTGATTCGGATTTTAAGACAACGGGAAATATGTCAAGAGCAATATTCTCAAAAATAATTGTAAATGCCTCAGGCAACAATGATATGGCTAAATCACTGGCTGGCTCGTCAACATTTGCCGATGTATCAACAAAATCAGCTTACTGCGGATATATAAACGCATCAATTAAAAAGGGCTACATGTCTGCATTGGCTGATGGAAGCTTCAGACCCAATAATGCACTTACAATGGCACAATTATGTACTGCGGTTATCAGGGCTTTAGGATACACGGATAGTGACATTGTAGGAGGATGGCCCGGGGGATATATAGAGAAAGCAACAAACCTTGGTCTTGCCGAAGGATTTACCTTGAAAAGCGGAGACTCAGTTCCAGTAACAACCGTGATAGTAGTTATTGACAGAATGATGAATACTTACATAAAGAAGGTAAACCCCGGAGATATCGATAAAACCCTTAAAGATTCCGTAGGTCTGGTTGACGACCAAAGTAACCTTATATATGGAAAACCGGAGGTTGCATTTAATTTTAAACCAAGCACTAAAAAACTCGGAAGTATAATTTTTAATACAAGTTTACCTATATTACGAAATACTGTAAACAATTCAGTTACTCCTGCAACAAGTACTATCGGAGAATCCATAACCTTAAACGATATAAAGGACAAGGATGTT
This region of Clostridium sp. BNL1100 genomic DNA includes:
- a CDS encoding P-II family nitrogen regulator, which encodes MKMIVAIVRPEAFEDVKQALFNAKVAKMTVSHVKGCGQQMGYTESYRGNVTEVNLLNKIRFEICVNDDYVKPTVDAIMETARSGNIGDGKIFVLPIEECYRIRTGEEGPEAIG
- the iorA gene encoding indolepyruvate ferredoxin oxidoreductase subunit alpha; the encoded protein is MSKKLLMGNEAIALGAIRAGVNIVTGYPGTPSTEVLETVARNNPGDIYVEWSVNEKSAMEVAAGAAYSGARTMVTMKQVGLNVASDPLMSLAYIGVKGGMVVLVADDPGPFSSQTEQDTRHFARYSNLPVLDPSSPEEAYEMIQYAFELSEMVELPVFLRPTTRICHSCATIDVDENRLDHKIEGFVKDPRWVIFPSLAYKKHIHIELLQHKLSDIFSGISFNKVEGRDVKLGVAASGVAYSYVVEALEKLNANVKLFKVGTPYPLPQEAASCFLEGLDEVLVFEELDPVVEEEITMLCASKQQKTRILGKKTGHLPFAGEYTFELVYEALAKYLNIQTEKIENTAAPELPVRQPVLCAGCPHRASFYAVKMAMKGQKAVFTGDIGCYTLGNAKPLDMVDTCLCMGAGITVAQGIKRAQPEAKHIAFIGDSTFFHTGIPGIVNAVYNNTDITVVILDNSTTAMTGHQPHPGTGKTMMNNISEKIDIYGMVKACGVGHIVKGNPLDFSSAVEIIKKAVEYKGPSVVIFEAPCIALFKPPVKYTIKENCKNCKKCITDIGCPAISFIDGKVSIEPSLCYGCGLCTNVCPFNAIGGEENE
- a CDS encoding indolepyruvate oxidoreductase subunit beta; the protein is MSKFDILISGVGGQGTVLASRLIAAAAINQGCFARTAETIGMSQRGGCVVSHVRIDSEKSGSVIPLGGADMIIAFELAEAARSIPRLSKKGCCIVNTQVIKPVSASLGNSHYDNEEIIKYIKDNSQKVYFIDGYSIAEKAGNVKAVNVVLLGAATAVGKMPFTREIILDAIIENVPQKFRELNQKAFEMGYEATVELIKKA
- a CDS encoding methylglyoxal synthase, which encodes MSTNKLGKQKHIALIAHDNRKQDLISWAKSKSDILCRHFLCGTGTTAKMITENTGLPVKKFKSGPLGGDQQIGACIANGEVDFMIFFWDPLTSQPHDPDVKALLRIAVLYDIPVAMNQSTADFLLTSNLMEDDYERNVVDYYSRLRKEHFGGL
- a CDS encoding phenylacetate--CoA ligase; the encoded protein is MRIDQFELLKKLLVNISRNSPFYKDKFQKSGVNIDDIKSLEQIKNLPFTVKEELRDAYPLGLQSVPDEQIIRIHSSSGTTGKPIIIPYTAQDVSDWAEMMSRSFSIAGVTPVDRVQITPGYGLWTAGIGFQAGVERLGAMAVPMGPGNTDKQLQMMVDLKSTVIIGTSSYALVLAEEVEKRGIGSDIHLRKGIIGSERWGEKMRQRIKNELNIDIYDIYGLTEIYGPGIAIDCPCHDGMHYYDDYLYFEIIDPLTEEVLPVGEVGELVITTLRKEGAPLLRYRTRDLTRIIPGKCKCGLEYPRIDRIIGRTDDMVKVKGVNIYPGQIDEILKDVDGASSEYQIIIDHLNGKDVMTLKVEYNSDGDTEREEIESNIVDLFKKRIGIHIIAEASRIGSLPRSEKKSKRIIDYRHS
- a CDS encoding HlyD family efflux transporter periplasmic adaptor subunit; amino-acid sequence: MGKGTKKWSRKKIITLVISLVVVLAVAVGIFLVVRQREAKSTTASAKRTTQVTRGNIEVSLSGSGTIESASTSDVMSNVQGKIIKSYKKVGDTVKKGDLLYEMDDTDAKLQIQKIQNSIEQQQLSESNTSKNYSNMTVTAPFSGKVTGVSAVKGDNVNNGMSLFTITDTSKLKLSVPLSTANIPYVKIGQSVKVNLQQFTDTISGVITEIGDNTHTASTGGMVRDVTVTVNNPGTLTDESMASSVDFKLTNGTEVSSKEESRFSYASRETVKAQAQGTLSTVNVKENQFVKKGDLLVRIENDQLQLTSKTDSLKMQDLQNQRDAAQKQLEDYKIISSIDGTVTALAYKTGDSVKSGDTLISIRDFNQMQFIIPIDELDISKIKVGQKATVTVDALPETTEQPLNGEVIGRAMEGTSSNGVATYDVTIKVNETKDLLAGMNANANIILNKSENALRIPLEAVTKMGDRSFVRVMSNGEEGQPDSESKGPEGNRSGAGEFDRSSDKNGTGGTGRARMSAGFMQNQEYYKDTVMKQIEVGLNNDEFVEIKSGLEEGEIVVLPPLVTNTVNGNTSTQGSFGLGGFGGMGGMNRAMGGNFGGGNSNRSTNRTSGSSNSGTNNSGGNAPGNNPGVNNSGGNSGSRQPMGGN
- a CDS encoding ABC transporter ATP-binding protein, with the translated sequence MIQISNMCKIYEMGENAIYALNNVSLHIYKHEFVAIVGPSGSGKSTLMNMLGCLDVPTTGNYVLDGHEVSKLNDSQLAEIRNKKIGFIFQGFNLLKKLTAIENVELPLIYQGIGHKERHRRSVEALELVGLGDRVYHTPNELSGGQQQRVAIARALVSNPPLILADEPTGNLDTKSGTEIMKTLHELHKKGNTIVLITHDNNVAAQAQRIIKIQDGMIIEDKEAV
- a CDS encoding ABC transporter permease, translated to MGFFQAYKMALKSIASNKVRSFLTMLGVIIGVGSVITAVAFAQGSTKSITDSIEGLGSNLISINITGRNSNRNITYDELKTFADQNSKDISMIAPVVNGSMTLKAGTKSRNSTVIGTSEEYEYIRSRHVQSGRFILSFDNDYKLKTAVIGTAVASDLFEGQNPVGQTLKINGQVFKVVGVLQQIDGGQDSSSDDQVIIPVTVAQRLSKNSRISNFTVQAADADSVETTMAKLNVYLTGIYGSTDAFTVTNQAQMLSTLNSITDTLMVVLGGIAAISLIVGGIGIMNIMLVSVTERTREIGIRKAIGAKRKNIMIQFLIEAVMITGIGGALGILIGLFCIRFIIGGFNITTPVYSPFWMMLSFGISLGVGVIFGMFPAYKAARLNPIEALRFE